Proteins encoded by one window of Cannabis sativa cultivar Pink pepper isolate KNU-18-1 chromosome 4, ASM2916894v1, whole genome shotgun sequence:
- the LOC115714355 gene encoding large ribosomal subunit protein uL30z-like, giving the protein MAEEEAKALSYIPETILKKRKTNEEVALRRKAQLELRKHASKKDQKEYIKKPEEFVKEFHYREVDLVRMRHRLKKKRPELVTPKSKLLFIIRIQGTNDMHPAVRKTLYNLRLRKVFSAVFVKVNASVIEKLQRVEPYVTYGYPNLKNVKELIHKKGFGNVAKQRVPLTDNNVIEQALGQHGILCIEDLVHEIANVGPHFKEVAHFLYPFMLNKPQGGLKGIKKVYKDGGESGNREDHINELIDKMN; this is encoded by the exons ATGGCGGAAGAGGAGGCAAAGGCTTTATCCTACATACCAGAAACAATATTGAAGAAGAGGAAAACCAATGAAGAAGTAGCCCTTAGGAGGAAAGCCCAATTGGAGCTCAGGAAACACGCTAGTAAGAAAGATCAGAAGGAGTATATCAAAAAGCCCGAGGAATTCGTCAAAGAGTTTCACTACAGG GAGGTGGACCTTGTCAGGATGAGACACAGGTTAAAGAAAAAGAGGCCAGAGTTGGTGACTCCAAAGTCGAAGCTCCTTTTCATCATCCGCATACAAGG AACAAATGACATGCATCCAGCAGTTAGGAAGACCCTTTACAACCTGAGGTTGAGGAAAGTGTTCAGTGCTGTCTTTGTGAAAGTGAATGCTTCAGtaattgaaaaattacaaaGGGTGGAACCCTATGTTACTTATGG GTATCCTAACCTCAAGAATGTGAAGGAACTGATTCACAAGAAAGGCTTTGGAAACGTAGCCAAGCAGAGGGTACCTCTTACGGATAACAATGTTATTGAGCAG GCACTTGGGCAACATGGAATTCTTTGCATAGAAGATCTTGTGCATGAAATTGCTAATGTTGGTCCTCATTTTAAGGAGGTTGCTCATTTTCTATACCCCTTTATGCTCAACAAGCCACAAGGGGGTTTAAAAGGGATAAAGAAAGTCTACAAGGACGGAGGAGAATCTGGCAATCGTGAGGATCACATCAATGAGCTAATAGACAAGATGAATTAG